The Mariluticola halotolerans nucleotide sequence GCATCCGCGAACTGAAAAGCCGGGCGAGCTTTATTTTTGTGTCGCACAGGCTTGATGAAGTGCTTGCGATTTCGGATCGCATCTACGTGATGAAGGATGCTGAGGTCGTGGCCGAAATGCCGGTTGCCGACGCGCATGAAACCAAGCTGCACGAAATTATGGTGGGGCGCACGCTCGAGCACAATTTCTATCTTGAGGACAAGCAGGTGCCCCCGCAAGACAATGTGGCGCTGGAACTGCGTGACTTTTGTCGCGGCAATGAATTCAAGAACGTCAATCTCAAGCTTTATGAGGGCGAAGTGCTGGGCATTGCCGGCGTGATTGGCTCTGGCCGTGAAGCGCTGGTGCGTGCCGTGTTTGGCATGGAGCCTGCCGAGCGCGGCGGAATTTACGTTCATGGCAAAAAAGTTGATGTGCCGGACCCGTCAACGGCGGTGAAGAACGGTATCGGCTTTGTACCCTCCGAGCGTGGTACGGAAGGTATGGTTCCCATGCTTTCGATCTCGGAGAACATCTCGCTTGCCAATCTTGACAGCGTGACCGGCGCCTTCGGCTTGAGCAAGGCCAAGGAAACTGCGCTCGCCAGGCACTGGATCGACCGGTTGCGGGTGAAGGCACCCGGTCCGGAGGTTGCAATCCGTTCGCTTTCAGGCGGTAACCAGCAAAAGGTTGTGATCGCCAAGTGGCTCAATGCGCAGTCAAAAATTCTGATTCTGGATCATCCGACGCGCGGCGTCGATGTGGGGGCCAAGCACGAAGTTTTCAGTCTTATCCGGGAACTGTGTTCGGCCGGTTATGCCATCTTGCTGCTGGCCGACACCATTGCCGAGACGATTGGCCTGTCGCACCGGGTGCTCGTTATGCGCGACGGTGAATTGCAGGCTGAAATCGATGCTTCTGCTGGTAACAAGCCATCCCAAACACGTATTGTGGAGCACATGGTATGAGCGGTTTTAAGTCTTCCCGTCAGCTTGTGCGTGAGGCAGCGCCAATGCTGTTTCTGATCATTCTTTCGGTTCTTATTGTTCTGGCGTCGCCGGGATTTTTCAGCGGCAGTACCATTTTGGTGGTGCTGGCCGACGCGGTGGTTCTCTTCACGCTCGCTGCAGGATTGTCCTTTGTGATCCTTCTGGGCTCGATTGACCTTTCCGTGCCAGCGGTTGCTTCGCTCGGCGGCGTCATCGTTGCGATGACCATTCCAACGCTCGGCTTTGCGGCCTATCCGGCGGCGATCGCAGCGGGGGCACTTGCGGGGTTGATGTCAGGCATGGTGCATGTGCACTTGCGTGTGCCTTCGTTCATTGCAACACTTGCAACGGGCGGGGTGGTGACCGGGCTGGCGCTGTTCCTTTCTGGCTCGCAGACGGTGACCATTGAGGCGGCCCATCGCAGCGTCCTGACGCCGGTCATCAGTTCGACCTGGGGTATTCCCAACATCATCATCGTTGGCACCGTGATCTGTCTGCTTGGCATTTATATCCAGCGGTACACCAAATTCGGTCGTGCCATTCGTGCTATTGGCGCCGGCGAGAGTGCGGTGCGGGCGTCAGGCATCCATGTGGAGAACAGCAAGTTGCTTGCTTTTGTCATTGCGGCTGCGTTTGCGGCGGCGGGCGGCGCTTTACTGGCTGCACGCATGACGAGTGGAAATCCTGCGGGGGCCGAGCAATTGCTGCTGCCGGCGATAG carries:
- a CDS encoding sugar ABC transporter ATP-binding protein, whose translation is MTIRLENITKLYGSVKAIGQADVEIHPCEVVGLVGENGAGKSTLMRILAGGTRPTSGSYTIDGQQVQFNGPLDANDAGIAMVYQEQSLILTMSIAENMYLGQEGRFLKYGLVDHVAMRKAARRNLEKVGVDVDPAIIAGKLSFAQRQMVELAKALTLEERTSKRLVILLDEPTSVLEQAEIDVLFARIRELKSRASFIFVSHRLDEVLAISDRIYVMKDAEVVAEMPVADAHETKLHEIMVGRTLEHNFYLEDKQVPPQDNVALELRDFCRGNEFKNVNLKLYEGEVLGIAGVIGSGREALVRAVFGMEPAERGGIYVHGKKVDVPDPSTAVKNGIGFVPSERGTEGMVPMLSISENISLANLDSVTGAFGLSKAKETALARHWIDRLRVKAPGPEVAIRSLSGGNQQKVVIAKWLNAQSKILILDHPTRGVDVGAKHEVFSLIRELCSAGYAILLLADTIAETIGLSHRVLVMRDGELQAEIDASAGNKPSQTRIVEHMV
- a CDS encoding ABC transporter permease, giving the protein MSGFKSSRQLVREAAPMLFLIILSVLIVLASPGFFSGSTILVVLADAVVLFTLAAGLSFVILLGSIDLSVPAVASLGGVIVAMTIPTLGFAAYPAAIAAGALAGLMSGMVHVHLRVPSFIATLATGGVVTGLALFLSGSQTVTIEAAHRSVLTPVISSTWGIPNIIIVGTVICLLGIYIQRYTKFGRAIRAIGAGESAVRASGIHVENSKLLAFVIAAAFAAAGGALLAARMTSGNPAGAEQLLLPAIAAVLVGGTAITGGTGGVAHTVIGTLIVIVMRIGMTFMGVDAFAQQILFGSVLICAIALTLNRDLLQVVK